From the genome of Scytonema hofmannii PCC 7110, one region includes:
- a CDS encoding DNA-methyltransferase yields MKQEHITTNSNPYYTQTNGEAYLGDSLELIKSIKDSTINLILTSPPFALTRKKEYGNESAEKYVEWFLPFAHEFKRVLAEDGSFILDLGGAYLPGYPVRSIYQYELLVRLCKEVGFFLAQEFYHYNPARLPTPAEWVTVRRIRVKDSVNIVWWLSKTPHPKADNRKVLKPYSQSMKQLLKKGYKAKVRPSGHDISDKFQKDNNGAIPPNLLEIANTESNSAYLRRCKTLGIQPHPARFPQGFAEFFIKFLTDEGNMVLDPFAGSNTTGFVAEILQRRWISFEINEDYVIGSRYRFVDL; encoded by the coding sequence TTGAAACAAGAACACATAACAACAAATTCCAACCCCTATTACACTCAAACCAACGGAGAAGCATACTTAGGTGATAGCCTAGAACTTATTAAATCCATAAAAGATAGTACTATCAATCTCATCCTCACCTCACCTCCCTTTGCACTGACACGCAAAAAGGAATACGGGAACGAGAGTGCAGAAAAGTACGTAGAATGGTTTTTGCCTTTTGCCCATGAATTTAAAAGAGTCCTTGCAGAAGATGGATCTTTTATTCTGGATTTAGGCGGTGCATACCTCCCCGGTTATCCAGTGCGAAGCATTTACCAGTACGAACTTTTAGTCAGACTGTGTAAGGAAGTTGGTTTTTTTCTCGCTCAGGAATTCTATCATTACAATCCAGCCCGACTACCTACCCCTGCTGAATGGGTGACAGTTAGGCGAATCCGTGTTAAGGATTCAGTCAACATTGTTTGGTGGTTATCTAAAACGCCTCATCCAAAAGCGGATAATAGAAAAGTTTTAAAGCCATACAGCCAGAGTATGAAACAATTGCTGAAAAAGGGCTATAAAGCAAAAGTACGTCCTAGTGGACATGATATTTCTGACAAATTTCAAAAAGATAACAATGGAGCTATTCCACCAAACTTGTTAGAAATTGCCAATACTGAATCAAATAGTGCTTACTTGCGTCGCTGTAAAACTCTAGGAATTCAACCACATCCTGCGCGTTTTCCGCAAGGCTTTGCAGAATTCTTCATCAAATTTTTAACAGATGAAGGTAATATGGTGCTAGATCCCTTTGCCGGTTCCAATACCACTGGTTTTGTGGCAGAAATCTTACAGCGTCGATGGATTTCTTTTGAAATTAATGAAGATTATGTGATTGGCAGTCGTTATAGGTTTGTGGATTTATAG
- a CDS encoding REP-associated tyrosine transposase — protein sequence MQEPKLKITQRTLPHWELDEAVYFITFNTWEKLELTPEARQVVLNACLFFNNKRYKIFVLAIMSDHVHMLIQPWLKSENEFWSLGSIMHSIKSYSAKQIPKVMKHIGTVWQEERYDRIMRNEQEFQGCWEYIRQNPVKAGLSDTPEEYPFFWQN from the coding sequence ATGCAAGAGCCAAAGTTAAAAATCACTCAAAGAACTTTGCCTCACTGGGAACTAGATGAGGCAGTTTACTTTATTACTTTTAATACTTGGGAAAAGCTGGAACTGACCCCAGAAGCTAGGCAAGTCGTTTTGAATGCTTGCCTCTTCTTTAATAACAAGAGATATAAAATTTTTGTTTTGGCGATCATGTCAGATCATGTACATATGCTAATTCAGCCTTGGCTTAAATCTGAAAATGAGTTTTGGTCATTAGGTAGTATTATGCACAGTATTAAAAGTTATAGTGCTAAGCAAATTCCCAAGGTAATGAAACATATAGGCACAGTTTGGCAAGAGGAAAGATACGATCGCATCATGAGAAATGAGCAAGAGTTTCAGGGATGCTGGGAATACATCAGACAAAACCCTGTTAAAGCAGGTCTATCAGATACTCCAGAAGAGTACCCTTTTTTCTGGCAAAATTGA
- a CDS encoding protein kinase domain-containing protein has product MLAGTTLQGGKYTLDQEIGRGGFGITFKATHHYLHQVVVIKTLNEKLRQHPSFAKFEGQFQDEARRLATCVHPNIVRVSDFFVEDKLPYMVMEYIPGESLAQAFVIPAIPLQESLAVHYIRQIGAALQVVHHNNLLHRDVKPDNIILRQGTQEVVLIDFGIAREFNHGARQTHTGIVSEGYSPIEQYMSQAPRTPATDVYGLAATLYALLTAQVPMPALLRDREPMPSPRELQPYLSASVNQAVMRGMAVESRFRPQTVAEWLQILPNSSINAVPQSVATQTVPTIDLSAQQQIVKLPQKVTPNAAETSPPPSKSNKANKTLSPKVLIGTGVALIAATTSFAVTSMITKNQSPSPQQTVEKRNNNGVFENTPTADTTPISEQDTNTTKSNNTNTYKVETAPTSTSSYKRRKRNRRTSTEQYSTQESTKTNSGASVNQQNQNQEPTREASEQRQEAASPSTDSSSKLRETLRKYRDRNTAPSSSENQSPPSSGTSETSPSVKQPNNSPVVVPEQRSNVESKQPDSSSVVVPTQEQPNPSTDNN; this is encoded by the coding sequence ATGCTAGCAGGTACAACCTTGCAAGGTGGCAAATATACTCTAGACCAGGAAATAGGTCGGGGGGGCTTTGGGATTACGTTCAAAGCAACTCATCACTACTTACATCAGGTTGTGGTGATTAAAACTCTGAATGAGAAATTGCGACAGCATCCTTCTTTTGCCAAATTTGAAGGTCAATTCCAAGATGAAGCCAGACGATTGGCGACGTGTGTTCATCCAAATATTGTCAGGGTAAGCGACTTTTTTGTCGAAGACAAGCTACCTTACATGGTGATGGAATACATTCCCGGTGAAAGTCTGGCACAAGCATTTGTCATTCCAGCAATACCTTTGCAAGAGAGCCTAGCAGTTCATTATATCCGCCAGATAGGAGCAGCACTACAGGTTGTTCATCACAATAACTTGCTGCATCGAGATGTCAAACCGGATAATATTATTCTTCGTCAAGGAACTCAGGAAGTGGTGCTGATTGATTTTGGCATTGCACGAGAGTTTAATCATGGAGCAAGGCAAACTCATACGGGGATCGTCTCAGAAGGTTACTCGCCCATCGAACAGTATATGTCGCAAGCACCTCGCACGCCTGCAACGGATGTCTATGGTTTAGCAGCAACATTATACGCTCTGTTGACAGCACAAGTTCCCATGCCAGCATTACTGCGCGATCGCGAACCAATGCCCTCCCCTCGCGAGTTACAACCCTACTTAAGTGCATCGGTCAATCAAGCAGTGATGAGGGGTATGGCAGTAGAATCTCGTTTTCGTCCCCAAACCGTTGCAGAGTGGTTGCAAATACTACCTAACAGTAGCATAAATGCAGTACCTCAATCAGTAGCAACTCAAACAGTACCGACTATCGATTTATCGGCACAACAACAAATAGTAAAATTGCCTCAGAAGGTAACCCCGAACGCAGCAGAAACTTCACCACCTCCAAGCAAATCCAATAAAGCCAACAAAACATTGTCACCCAAGGTTTTAATTGGTACAGGTGTAGCTCTCATAGCAGCTACAACAAGTTTTGCCGTCACTAGCATGATTACCAAAAATCAATCGCCATCCCCACAGCAGACAGTAGAGAAGCGCAATAATAATGGCGTATTTGAGAACACACCCACAGCAGACACGACACCAATTTCAGAACAAGATACCAACACGACTAAAAGCAATAACACCAATACATATAAAGTTGAAACTGCACCGACTTCTACTTCTAGTTACAAGCGACGCAAGCGAAACCGTCGAACTTCAACCGAACAATATTCTACACAAGAATCAACCAAAACTAACTCTGGAGCATCCGTAAATCAACAAAATCAAAATCAAGAACCAACACGGGAAGCATCAGAACAAAGACAGGAAGCTGCTTCACCAAGCACGGACTCCTCAAGTAAGTTAAGAGAGACACTGAGGAAATATCGCGATCGTAATACCGCCCCATCATCTTCCGAAAATCAATCACCACCTTCAAGTGGCACTTCTGAAACATCCCCATCAGTCAAGCAGCCAAATAATTCTCCCGTTGTTGTTCCCGAACAACGTTCTAACGTTGAATCCAAACAACCCGATTCATCCTCTGTAGTAGTCCCAACACAAGAACAACCAAACCCATCTACTGATAATAATTAA
- the psaA gene encoding photosystem I core protein PsaA, whose amino-acid sequence MTISPPEREEKKARVIVDNDPVPTSFDLWSKPGHFDRSLARGPKTTAWIWNLHALAHDFDTHTSDLEDISRKIFAAHFGHLAVVTLWLSGMIFHGARFSNYEAWLSDPLHIKPSAQVVWPVVGQQILNGDVGGGFHGIQITSGLFYIWRGWGITNSFQLYCTAIGGLVLAGLFLFAGWFHYHKRAPKLEWFQNVESMLNHHLAVLLGCGSLGWAGHIIHVSAPINKLLDAGVAVKDVPLPHEFILNKDLLIELFPGFANGLAPFFTLNWGQYADFLTFKGGLNPVTGGLWLTDNAHHHLAIAVLFIIAGHQYRTNWGIGHSIKEILENHKGPFTGDGHKGLYENLTTSWHAQLSTNLAMLGSLTIIVAHHMYAMPPYPYLAVDYATQLCIFTHHMWIGGFLIVGAAAHGAIFMVRDYDPVVNQNNVLDRVLRHRDAIISHLNWVSMFLGFHSFGLYIHNDTMRALGRPQDMFSDKAIQLQPVFAQWVQNIHTVAPGATAPNALEPVSYAFGGGILAVGGKVAMMPIALGTADFLIHHIHAFQIHVTVLILLKGFLFARSSRLIPDKMNLGFRFPCDGPGRGGTCQVSGWDHVFLGLFWMYNTISIAIFHFSWKMQSDVWGTVDSDGVVNHLTGGNFAQSAITINGWLRDFLWAQAVQVINSYGSALSAYGLLFLGAHFVWAFSLMFLFSGRGYWQELIESIVWAHNKLKVAPAIQPRALSIIQGRAVGVAHYLLGGIATTWAFFHARIISLG is encoded by the coding sequence ATGACAATTAGTCCTCCAGAGCGAGAGGAAAAAAAGGCAAGAGTCATCGTCGATAACGACCCGGTACCTACGTCCTTTGACCTATGGTCTAAGCCGGGGCATTTCGATAGATCTCTAGCCCGAGGTCCAAAAACCACAGCATGGATTTGGAACCTGCACGCGCTCGCCCATGACTTTGATACGCATACAAGCGACTTAGAAGACATATCCCGCAAAATCTTCGCAGCCCACTTCGGTCACCTCGCCGTAGTGACACTCTGGCTGAGCGGGATGATATTCCACGGCGCTCGTTTTTCTAACTACGAAGCTTGGCTGAGCGACCCCCTTCATATCAAGCCAAGTGCCCAAGTTGTTTGGCCAGTTGTTGGTCAGCAAATTTTAAATGGGGATGTCGGTGGTGGATTCCATGGTATCCAAATCACCTCCGGCTTGTTCTACATCTGGCGTGGTTGGGGTATTACCAATTCATTCCAGCTCTACTGCACGGCAATTGGTGGCTTGGTATTAGCAGGATTGTTCCTGTTTGCAGGCTGGTTCCACTACCACAAGCGTGCGCCAAAGCTGGAATGGTTCCAGAATGTAGAATCCATGTTGAATCACCACTTGGCAGTGTTGCTAGGTTGTGGTTCCTTGGGATGGGCAGGTCACATAATCCACGTATCGGCACCTATCAATAAGTTGTTGGATGCGGGAGTGGCTGTTAAGGATGTCCCTTTACCTCATGAGTTCATCCTGAACAAAGACTTGCTGATCGAACTATTTCCAGGCTTTGCCAATGGTCTAGCGCCATTCTTTACTTTGAATTGGGGACAGTATGCTGACTTCCTCACTTTCAAAGGCGGTTTAAATCCGGTGACTGGCGGTTTGTGGTTGACAGATAATGCTCACCACCATTTGGCGATCGCAGTGTTGTTTATCATCGCAGGTCACCAGTACCGTACCAACTGGGGTATTGGTCACAGCATCAAAGAGATTCTGGAAAACCACAAAGGTCCCTTCACTGGCGATGGTCACAAAGGTCTCTACGAAAACCTCACCACATCTTGGCACGCCCAGCTGTCAACTAACTTGGCAATGTTGGGTTCGTTAACCATCATCGTGGCTCACCATATGTACGCGATGCCTCCGTATCCGTACTTGGCAGTAGACTACGCAACTCAGCTTTGTATCTTCACCCACCATATGTGGATTGGAGGCTTCCTGATTGTTGGTGCGGCTGCTCACGGTGCCATCTTTATGGTGCGTGACTACGATCCAGTGGTGAATCAGAATAACGTGTTAGACCGCGTGCTTCGTCACAGAGATGCAATCATCTCTCACCTGAACTGGGTTTCTATGTTCCTTGGCTTCCATAGCTTTGGACTGTACATACACAACGATACAATGCGTGCCTTGGGTCGTCCCCAAGATATGTTCTCTGACAAAGCTATTCAGCTGCAGCCAGTGTTTGCTCAGTGGGTGCAAAACATCCACACAGTAGCGCCAGGTGCAACTGCTCCCAACGCACTAGAACCCGTTAGCTATGCTTTCGGTGGCGGTATCTTGGCTGTAGGCGGCAAAGTGGCAATGATGCCAATTGCATTGGGTACGGCGGATTTCTTAATCCACCACATCCACGCATTCCAAATCCACGTTACTGTGTTGATTCTGTTGAAAGGATTCCTGTTTGCTCGTAGTTCTCGTCTGATTCCAGACAAGATGAACTTGGGCTTCCGTTTCCCTTGCGACGGTCCGGGTCGTGGCGGTACCTGTCAGGTATCTGGTTGGGATCACGTGTTCTTAGGTTTGTTCTGGATGTACAACACCATCTCCATTGCAATTTTCCACTTCAGCTGGAAAATGCAGTCGGATGTCTGGGGAACCGTAGACTCAGATGGTGTGGTCAATCACCTTACTGGTGGTAACTTCGCTCAAAGCGCTATTACCATCAATGGCTGGTTGCGCGACTTCCTGTGGGCGCAAGCTGTCCAAGTGATTAACTCCTACGGCAGTGCGCTCTCAGCTTATGGTCTCCTCTTCTTAGGTGCTCACTTTGTTTGGGCGTTCAGTTTAATGTTCTTGTTCAGCGGTCGCGGCTACTGGCAAGAACTAATTGAGTCGATTGTTTGGGCTCATAATAAACTGAAGGTAGCTCCCGCTATTCAGCCTCGTGCTCTTAGCATCATTCAAGGTCGGGCTGTTGGTGTAGCTCACTACCTCTTAGGAGGAATCGCCACAACCTGGGCGTTCTTCCACGCACGAATTATTTCATTAGGCTAA
- the psaB gene encoding photosystem I core protein PsaB, translated as MATKFPKFSQDLAQDPTTRRIWYAMAMGNDFESHDGMTEENLYQKIFATHFGHVAIIFLWASSLLFHVAWQGNFEQWIKDPLHIRPIAHAIWDPQFGKPAIEAFTQAGASNPVNIAYSGVYHWWYTIGMRTNNDLYQGSVFLLILAAVFLFAGWLHLQPKFRPSLAWFKSAEPRLNHHIAGLFGVSSLAWAGHLIHVAIPESRGQHVGWDNFLTTLPHPAGLQPFFTGNWGVYAANPDTANHLFSTSQGSGTAILTFLGGFHPQTESLWLTDIAHHHLAIAVLFIIAGHMYRTNFGIGHSLKEALNAKSFFGIPVEGPFNLPHQGIYDTYNNSLHFQLGWHLAALGVITSLVAQHMYAMPPYAFIAKDYTTQAALYTHHQYIAVFLMLGAFAHGAIFWVRDYDPEQNKGNVLDRVLKHKEAIISHLSWVSLFLGFHTLSLYVHNDVVVAFGTPEKQILIEPVFAQFIQASHGKVLYGLNVLLSNPDSIASTAWPNYGNVWLPGWLDAVNNGTNSLFLTIGPGDFLVHHAFALAIHTTVLILVKGALDARGSKLMPDKKDFGYAFPCDGPGRGGTCDISAWDSFYLATFWALNTVGWVTFYWHWKHLGIWQGNVAQFNESSTYLMGWFRDYLWANSAQLINGYNPYGMNNLSVWAWMFLFGHLIWATGFMFLISWRGYWQELIETLVWAHERTPLANLVRWKDKPVALSIVQARLVGLTHFAVGYVFTYAAFLIASTAGKFG; from the coding sequence ATGGCAACAAAATTTCCAAAATTTAGCCAGGATCTCGCACAAGACCCGACGACGCGTCGGATCTGGTATGCGATGGCTATGGGAAATGATTTTGAAAGCCACGATGGCATGACGGAAGAAAATCTTTACCAAAAGATTTTCGCAACTCATTTCGGTCACGTGGCAATCATTTTCCTGTGGGCATCAAGCCTGCTGTTCCACGTAGCTTGGCAAGGTAACTTTGAACAGTGGATTAAAGACCCTCTTCATATCCGTCCTATCGCCCACGCAATTTGGGACCCGCAGTTTGGGAAGCCAGCAATAGAAGCATTTACCCAAGCAGGTGCTAGCAATCCAGTCAATATTGCATACTCAGGTGTTTATCACTGGTGGTACACCATCGGTATGCGGACGAACAATGACCTGTATCAAGGTTCGGTGTTCCTCCTCATATTGGCAGCAGTGTTCCTGTTCGCTGGTTGGTTGCACTTACAACCCAAGTTCCGACCCAGCTTAGCCTGGTTTAAGAGCGCAGAACCCCGTTTGAACCATCACATAGCAGGTTTGTTCGGTGTGAGTTCTCTGGCTTGGGCAGGTCACCTGATTCACGTAGCGATCCCCGAATCACGCGGACAGCACGTAGGTTGGGATAACTTCCTGACAACTCTGCCCCACCCAGCTGGTTTGCAACCTTTCTTTACAGGAAACTGGGGAGTATACGCGGCTAACCCCGATACTGCTAACCACCTGTTCAGTACCTCTCAAGGATCTGGGACGGCAATTCTGACATTCTTGGGTGGATTCCATCCTCAGACAGAGTCTTTGTGGCTGACGGACATCGCTCACCACCACTTGGCGATCGCAGTACTCTTCATTATCGCCGGTCATATGTACCGTACCAACTTTGGTATCGGTCATAGCCTGAAAGAGGCGTTGAATGCCAAGAGTTTCTTCGGTATTCCTGTCGAAGGTCCATTCAATCTACCTCACCAAGGTATCTATGATACCTACAACAACTCCCTGCACTTCCAGTTGGGATGGCACCTAGCTGCTTTGGGTGTAATCACCTCCTTAGTAGCGCAGCATATGTATGCCATGCCTCCTTACGCGTTTATCGCTAAGGACTACACAACTCAAGCAGCGCTGTACACCCATCACCAGTACATTGCTGTCTTCTTAATGCTGGGTGCTTTCGCTCACGGAGCTATCTTCTGGGTACGCGACTACGATCCAGAACAAAACAAAGGCAACGTGCTCGATCGCGTACTCAAGCATAAAGAAGCCATCATCTCTCACCTCAGCTGGGTATCCCTGTTCTTGGGCTTCCACACCTTAAGTTTGTACGTCCACAACGACGTAGTTGTTGCCTTCGGTACCCCCGAAAAGCAAATTTTGATTGAACCCGTGTTCGCACAGTTCATTCAAGCATCTCACGGTAAAGTGCTGTATGGCTTGAATGTTCTTTTGTCGAATCCAGATAGTATTGCTTCCACCGCTTGGCCTAACTACGGTAACGTATGGCTACCAGGTTGGTTAGATGCAGTTAACAATGGTACGAACTCATTGTTCTTAACCATTGGACCTGGAGACTTCCTCGTTCACCACGCTTTTGCCCTCGCAATCCACACCACCGTTCTCATACTCGTGAAAGGTGCTTTGGATGCTCGTGGTTCCAAGCTGATGCCCGACAAGAAGGACTTCGGTTATGCATTCCCTTGCGACGGTCCCGGTCGTGGCGGTACTTGCGACATTTCCGCTTGGGACTCTTTCTACCTGGCAACATTCTGGGCGCTGAATACAGTAGGTTGGGTCACCTTCTACTGGCACTGGAAGCACTTAGGCATTTGGCAAGGTAACGTTGCACAATTTAATGAGTCTTCCACATACCTCATGGGTTGGTTCCGCGATTATCTCTGGGCGAACTCCGCACAGTTAATCAACGGCTACAATCCATACGGCATGAACAACCTGTCAGTTTGGGCGTGGATGTTCCTCTTCGGACATTTGATTTGGGCGACAGGTTTCATGTTCCTCATCTCTTGGAGAGGTTACTGGCAAGAGTTGATTGAAACCTTAGTTTGGGCACACGAGCGGACTCCATTGGCGAACCTAGTTCGCTGGAAAGACAAGCCCGTGGCTCTGTCCATTGTTCAAGCTCGCTTAGTAGGTTTAACTCACTTCGCTGTGGGTTACGTCTTCACCTACGCCGCATTCTTGATTGCTTCGACTGCAGGTAAGTTCGGTTAA
- a CDS encoding SGNH/GDSL hydrolase family protein, which yields MREFYLLAAGLLTGVVIPASTIPQLSIIQAENSGVLWNLKDNTQHAVGGKIVPSVELSIPSVSEFSNNQILSKPTASSFHFNTQPTYNRRPVSGRQLYHQRLIELKTGQTHTNFPNERLQSLLVAANKSQLTYEDWKSLLSLEAKVMAQGQGRNSLGILLGDSLSLWFPQESLPSDRLWLNQGISGDTSGGVVKRLSAFSGTKPDVIYIMAGINDLRRGLTDETILRNHRKMLRNLRESHPQAKIFVQSILPTRLSKIPNKRIRNINHHLALIAKQENAYYLNLYQWFIDFRGNLREELTTDGLHLSREGYEVWQSALRQVEFKLSSEKSVTNDQ from the coding sequence ATGAGGGAGTTTTATCTGTTGGCAGCAGGTTTGTTAACAGGAGTGGTAATACCAGCATCAACTATTCCACAACTATCAATTATTCAAGCAGAAAATAGTGGAGTTTTGTGGAATTTAAAGGACAACACGCAGCATGCTGTTGGCGGAAAAATAGTTCCTAGTGTAGAGCTTTCGATACCTTCTGTATCTGAGTTTAGCAATAATCAGATATTATCAAAACCAACTGCTTCATCTTTCCATTTTAACACCCAACCTACGTATAATCGCAGACCAGTATCTGGACGTCAACTTTACCATCAAAGACTGATTGAACTGAAAACTGGTCAAACTCATACTAACTTTCCCAATGAACGCCTACAATCGTTGTTGGTAGCAGCAAATAAAAGCCAACTGACTTATGAGGATTGGAAAAGCTTGTTGTCTTTGGAAGCTAAAGTTATGGCACAAGGACAGGGTAGAAACAGCTTGGGTATTTTACTGGGAGATTCTTTAAGTTTGTGGTTTCCCCAAGAAAGTTTACCATCAGATAGATTGTGGTTGAATCAGGGAATATCTGGAGATACTTCTGGTGGTGTTGTCAAAAGGCTGTCTGCTTTTTCTGGAACGAAACCAGATGTTATTTACATAATGGCAGGAATCAACGATTTGCGGAGAGGTCTGACAGATGAAACTATTTTACGCAATCATCGTAAAATGCTCCGCAACTTGAGGGAATCTCATCCACAAGCTAAGATTTTTGTCCAATCAATTCTACCGACTCGGTTATCAAAGATTCCTAATAAACGGATTCGTAATATCAATCATCATCTCGCTCTTATTGCTAAACAAGAGAATGCTTATTATTTAAATCTTTATCAATGGTTTATAGATTTTCGTGGCAATCTTCGTGAGGAATTAACTACTGATGGTTTGCATCTTAGTCGGGAAGGATATGAGGTTTGGCAATCGGCTCTACGTCAGGTGGAGTTTAAGTTAAGTTCTGAAAAGTCAGTGACCAATGACCAGTGA